Proteins encoded in a region of the Rutidosis leptorrhynchoides isolate AG116_Rl617_1_P2 chromosome 9, CSIRO_AGI_Rlap_v1, whole genome shotgun sequence genome:
- the LOC139868262 gene encoding uncharacterized protein, with protein MADNGRIHPAITVHNIKTAIPITLDLDTSQYESWAELFQIHCRAYQVLDHIITPAESSSSSTTTDPQSNTNPPEAWDRLDAIVLQWIYGTITLGLLNTIMKPGSMAKNAWDRIKGVFQDNKNSRAIHLQHKFTNIRLDDYPNISAYCQEIKLISDQLATVAPALEENAIMLQLISESCKQKQSSNASASISSDSALLVVASSTSKSPATVNSGSSNHTGTGYGGNRIFNQHTHGGRQNHRGNYRGRGGSSYRGRGRNNYGSYNGPSSLGPNGQQWTGQNGTYGSWVWQNANWNPPPVPYPTVPHHRPNYNSVQQGILGAGPRPSSSYPHSVSSSTPTDIESAMYTMSLHPPDENWYMDTGATSPHMTGSAGKLMSYSQLKLPRKIIVGNGNSIPIHGYGHTSIPFINRPLYLSNVLHAPHLIKNLISVRRLTTENNISLDFDPFGFTVKDFPQGTPIMRCESSGDLYPIHISKLLQHLPSAFIASSDLWHKRLGHPGASILLSLKNKNYISCNSNIRNKICQSCVFGKQTNLPFLSFSIYYLCTF; from the exons ATGGCCGATAATGGCAGAATTCACCCTGCAATTACAGTTCATAATATCAAAACTGCAATCCCCATCACACTTGATCTTGATACAAGTCAATATGAATCTTGGGCTGAGCTCTTTCAAATTCATTGTAGAGCATACCAAGTTCTCGACCACATTATCACCCCAGCCGAATCTTCATCTTCTTCTACCACCACCGACCCACAATCAAACACTAATCCTCCCGAGGCTTGGGATCGTTTAGACGCTATAGTATTACAATGGATCTATGGCACTATCACACTTGGTCTTCTTAACACCATCATGAAACCTGGATCAATGGCCAAAAATGCTTGGGATCGAATCAAGGGCGTTTTCCAAGACAACAAAAATTCACGTGCTATTCACTTACAGCACAAATTCACCAACATACGCCTAGATGATTACCCAAACATCTCGGCTTACTGTCAAGAAATTAAGCTCATCTCTGATCAACTCGCAACTGTTGCACCTGCACTTGAAGAAAACGCAATTATGTTACAGTTAATCTCTG AATCATGCAAACAAAAGCAATCCTCCAACGCATCTGCTTCTATTTCATCTGATTCGGCTCTTCTGGTGGTCGCCTCTTCTACATCAAAATCACCGGCTACAGTCAATTCGGGTAGCTCTAATCACACTGGTACCGGTTATGGTGGTAATCGGATTTTTAATCAGCACACTCATGGTGGTCGTCAAAATCACAGGGGTAACTATCGAGGCAGAGGCGGTTCATCCTATAGAGGAAGAGGCCGAAATAATTATGGCTCATATAATGGGCCTTCATCTCTCGGGCCCAATGGACAACAGTGGACTGGACAAAATGGTACTTATGGATCATGGGTATGGCAGAATGCTAATTGGAATCCACCTCCTGTCCCGTACCCAACTGTACCTCATCACAGGCCCAATTATAACTCAGTCCAGCAAGGAATACTTGGAGCAGGCCCACGTCCATCTTCATCATATCCGCATTCAGTTTCTTCCTCCACGCCTACGGATATTGAGTCAGCCATGTACACCATGAGCCTTCATCCCCCTGACGAAAATTGGTACATGGACACCGGAGCTACCTCCCCCCACATGACAGGTTCCGCAGGTAAACTCATGTCTTATTCTCAATTAAAGCTTCCTCGTAAAATAATTGTGGGTAATGGTAATAGCATTCCAATACACGGGTATGGTCACACCTCTATTCCCTTTATCAATCGCCCCCTTTACTTATCTAACGTCCTTCATGCACCTCATTTAATTAAAAACCTTATATCTGTTCGTCGTCTTACTACTGAAAATAACATATCACTTGAttttgatccttttggttttacGGTGAAGGATTTTCCACAGGGGACCCCAATCATGCGATGTGAAAGCTCTGGTGATCTCTATCCTATTCATATTTCAAAGCTTCTTCAGCATCTTCCGTCTGCTTTTATTGCTTCTTCAGATTTATGGCATAAACGCCTTGGTCATCCAGGCGCTAGTATTTTACTTTCATTAAAGAATAAAAATTACATCTCTTGTAATTCAAACATTCGCAATAAGATTTGTCAATCTTGTGTGTTTGGCAAACAAACAAATTTGCCTTTTTTATCCTTCTCTATCTACTACTTATGCACCTTTTGA